The Methanomassiliicoccales archaeon genome has a segment encoding these proteins:
- a CDS encoding formate--phosphoribosylaminoimidazolecarboxamide ligase produces MVPKDKILKILDEFDKDKLTVATLCSHSSLQIFNGAKKEGFRTLGLTVKDNFRYYDAFPLGRPDEFMKLDSYSDLLDNVDELLARNVIVVPHGSFVEYMGTDKFEKMPVPTFGNRNVLRWESNRDKMREWLETAGIAMPTVIEDPKTIDRPVLVKYNGAKGGRGFFIAKDYNEFKMGLDTEQDYTIQEYILGTRYYLHYFYSPIKQDGFRVANGSLELMSMDRRDESNIDELYKLGASEELKKLGLFPSFVVTGNVPVVIRESLLPRVFDMGEEVVKRSYELFGGMIGPFCLEGIVTDKLEFKVFEISSRIVAGSNPFISGSPYSDLTEENMSTGRRISREIKNAVRTNNLDKVIS; encoded by the coding sequence ATGGTCCCGAAAGACAAAATTCTCAAGATCCTCGACGAGTTCGACAAGGACAAGCTCACCGTGGCCACTCTCTGTTCCCACTCCTCCCTTCAGATTTTTAATGGGGCTAAGAAGGAGGGCTTCAGGACCCTGGGGCTGACGGTGAAGGACAACTTCCGCTACTACGACGCCTTCCCCCTGGGCCGGCCGGACGAGTTCATGAAGCTGGACAGCTACTCCGACCTGCTGGACAACGTCGACGAGCTGTTGGCCCGCAACGTCATCGTGGTCCCCCACGGTTCCTTCGTGGAGTACATGGGCACCGACAAGTTCGAGAAGATGCCCGTCCCGACCTTCGGCAACCGCAACGTCCTCCGATGGGAGTCCAACCGGGACAAGATGAGGGAGTGGTTGGAGACCGCAGGCATCGCCATGCCCACGGTCATAGAGGACCCCAAGACCATCGACCGACCGGTGCTGGTGAAGTACAACGGGGCCAAGGGCGGCCGGGGCTTCTTCATCGCCAAGGACTACAACGAGTTCAAGATGGGCCTGGACACGGAGCAGGACTACACCATCCAGGAATACATCCTAGGCACCAGGTACTACCTGCACTACTTCTACTCGCCGATCAAGCAGGACGGCTTCCGCGTGGCCAACGGTTCCCTGGAGCTGATGTCCATGGACCGCCGCGATGAGAGCAACATCGACGAATTGTACAAGCTAGGGGCGTCCGAGGAGCTGAAGAAGCTCGGGCTGTTCCCCTCCTTCGTGGTCACCGGGAACGTCCCTGTGGTCATCCGCGAGAGCCTGCTGCCCAGGGTGTTCGATATGGGTGAGGAAGTGGTCAAACGGTCCTACGAGCTTTTCGGCGGGATGATCGGGCCGTTCTGCCTGGAAGGCATCGTGACGGACAAGCTAGAATTCAAAGTGTTCGAGATATCCTCGCGCATCGTCGCCGGCTCCAACCCGTTCATCTCCGGCTCTCCCTACTCCGACCTGACGGAGGAGAACATGAGCACCGGACGCCGCATCTCCCGGGAGATCAAGAACGCGGTCCGGACCAACAACCTGGACAAGGTCATCTCGTAA
- the pdxS gene encoding pyridoxal 5'-phosphate synthase lyase subunit PdxS: protein MVFKLDLSGLRHGTELVKRGFAKMQQGGVVMDVTNAEQARIAEEAGAVAVMALERVPADIRAQGGVARMANPVKVLEIMDSVTIPVMAKCRIGHFVEAQVLESLGVDMIDESEVLTPADPFMHVVKKGFTVPFVCGARDLGEALRRIDEGAAMVRTKGEPGTGNIIEAVRHQRIIMGKVRELKGKEDAELAVIARQIEAPFYLVKEVAGLQRLSVINFAAGGIATPADAALMMQLGSDGVFVGSGIFKSNDPAVRAKAIVEAVTHFDDPKVIAEVSRGLGEAMHGIEISTLTKEQRMQERGW from the coding sequence ATGGTGTTCAAGTTGGACCTATCCGGACTGCGACACGGCACTGAGCTAGTAAAACGCGGTTTCGCCAAGATGCAGCAGGGCGGAGTGGTCATGGACGTGACCAATGCCGAGCAGGCCAGGATAGCGGAGGAGGCCGGCGCGGTGGCCGTTATGGCCCTGGAAAGGGTGCCCGCCGACATTAGGGCGCAGGGCGGGGTGGCCCGCATGGCCAACCCGGTCAAGGTCCTGGAGATCATGGACTCGGTCACCATACCGGTCATGGCCAAGTGCCGCATAGGGCATTTCGTGGAAGCCCAGGTGCTCGAGTCCCTGGGCGTCGATATGATCGATGAGTCGGAGGTGCTGACGCCGGCCGACCCGTTCATGCACGTGGTGAAGAAGGGCTTTACCGTCCCCTTCGTCTGCGGGGCCAGGGACCTGGGCGAGGCCCTCAGGCGCATCGACGAAGGTGCGGCCATGGTCCGGACCAAGGGAGAGCCAGGCACCGGCAACATCATCGAGGCGGTGCGCCACCAGCGCATAATCATGGGCAAGGTACGCGAACTGAAGGGCAAGGAGGACGCTGAGCTGGCCGTGATCGCCAGGCAGATCGAGGCCCCGTTCTATCTGGTCAAGGAGGTCGCCGGTCTGCAGCGCTTGTCGGTCATCAACTTCGCCGCCGGCGGAATCGCTACACCTGCGGACGCCGCTCTCATGATGCAGCTGGGAAGCGACGGGGTGTTCGTCGGTTCCGGCATCTTCAAGAGCAATGACCCGGCGGTCAGAGCCAAGGCCATCGTGGAGGCGGTCACACACTTCGACGACCCCAAGGTCATCGCTGAGGTGTCCCGGGGACTAGGAGAGGCCATGCATGGCATAGAGATCTCCACCCTGACCAAGGAGCAGCGGATGCAGGAGCGCGGCTGGTAG
- a CDS encoding pyridoxal phosphate-dependent aminotransferase, with protein sequence MFAKRMEGVPESGTVKIANLVSKLKAEGVDIISFSMGEPDFHTPDNIKEACVRSLARDFTYYTPSAGIPELRKAVAERSRQGNKIPCEASNVLITPTKQAIFMTMLAMVDHGDEVIVPDIAWGTFEACAKLAGGNVRYAKLSPEKAFRMTPKSLAEQITKKTKLVVLNSPSNPCGAVLTKEDVKGVADLAKDHDLFVLADEIYDQLVFEGEHISISSLDGMFERTITVNGFSKTYAMTGWRAGWAIAPPPIFKELNKLQTQSITCVTSFVQEACLEALRGPQGSVTKMKQEFKARRDLVHSLIEAIPGLECPMPNGAFYMMPSYAHDMTSEDMATYLLEEAHVAVTPGSAFGPAGEGRFRLSYAASRTDIKEGMARIEKALAKL encoded by the coding sequence ATGTTCGCCAAGAGAATGGAAGGCGTTCCCGAATCCGGGACCGTCAAGATCGCCAACCTGGTCAGCAAGCTGAAGGCTGAGGGAGTGGACATCATATCCTTTTCCATGGGCGAGCCAGACTTCCATACCCCCGACAACATCAAGGAAGCCTGCGTGCGCTCCCTTGCTCGCGATTTCACCTATTACACCCCTTCCGCCGGCATCCCTGAGCTGAGGAAGGCCGTGGCGGAGAGGAGCCGCCAGGGCAACAAGATACCCTGCGAGGCCTCCAACGTCCTCATCACCCCCACCAAGCAGGCCATATTCATGACCATGCTGGCCATGGTGGACCACGGCGACGAGGTGATCGTCCCGGACATCGCCTGGGGGACCTTCGAGGCCTGCGCTAAGCTGGCCGGCGGTAACGTCCGGTACGCCAAACTCTCCCCGGAGAAGGCCTTCCGCATGACCCCGAAGAGCCTGGCCGAACAGATCACCAAAAAGACCAAGTTGGTGGTCCTGAACTCCCCCTCCAACCCCTGCGGGGCCGTGCTCACCAAGGAGGACGTTAAGGGAGTGGCGGACCTGGCCAAGGACCACGACCTCTTCGTCCTGGCCGACGAGATATACGATCAGTTGGTGTTCGAGGGTGAGCACATCTCCATCTCCTCCCTGGACGGCATGTTCGAGAGGACCATCACCGTCAACGGTTTCTCCAAGACCTACGCCATGACCGGTTGGAGGGCCGGTTGGGCCATCGCCCCCCCGCCCATCTTCAAGGAGCTCAACAAGCTGCAGACCCAGTCCATCACCTGCGTCACCTCCTTCGTGCAGGAGGCCTGCCTGGAGGCGCTGCGGGGGCCGCAGGGGTCCGTGACCAAGATGAAACAGGAGTTCAAGGCCCGCCGGGACCTGGTGCACTCCCTCATCGAGGCCATACCCGGCCTGGAATGCCCCATGCCTAACGGGGCCTTCTACATGATGCCCTCCTACGCCCACGACATGACCTCGGAGGACATGGCCACCTACCTGTTGGAGGAAGCTCACGTCGCCGTCACCCCTGGTTCGGCGTTCGGTCCGGCCGGAGAAGGACGCTTCCGTCTCTCCTACGCCGCCAGCCGTACGGACATCAAGGAAGGCATGGCCCGCATCGAGAAGGCCTTGGCCAAGCTGTGA
- a CDS encoding methytransferase partner Trm112 yields the protein MKKDLLDILACPVCKHHPLDLVVEREDGGEVAEGRLVCGKCQASYVIEDGIPNLLPPD from the coding sequence ATGAAGAAGGACCTCTTGGACATACTGGCGTGTCCGGTTTGCAAGCATCATCCGCTGGACCTGGTGGTGGAGCGGGAGGATGGGGGCGAAGTGGCCGAGGGGCGTCTGGTCTGTGGAAAATGCCAGGCGTCCTACGTCATCGAGGACGGCATCCCGAACCTTCTGCCGCCGGACTGA
- a CDS encoding aminotransferase class I/II-fold pyridoxal phosphate-dependent enzyme, which yields MRRLDLRSDTFTLPTKEMLDSIPSADLGDDVEGEDPTVNQLQDTAAKMFGTEGALLVASGTMGNLVSLMSHCQRGDEIILENDAHIYYYELGGMSAIVGAIPRLIKGNRGKFTPAQLEESIRHADLHYPTTRLVCIENTHNRGGGTVWTPKEVAEVAKVAHEHGLKMHCDGARIFNAAVALDVDVKDYMKHLDSLSFCLSKGLSCPVGSVVVGSKEFIEEARRNRKMVGGGMRQAGIIAAPGIIGLTKMVDRLKEDHQNARRLAEGLNTLPGVKVDMDAVQTNIVLADITGTGWDVDYFVSRACKIGVLVFEFGNTKARFVTHYGIEPEDVDEAVARLRRLLSH from the coding sequence ATGCGCCGATTGGACCTTAGGAGCGACACGTTCACCCTGCCTACGAAGGAGATGCTGGATAGCATACCGTCCGCTGACCTGGGGGACGATGTGGAGGGAGAGGACCCCACGGTGAACCAGCTACAGGACACGGCGGCCAAGATGTTCGGGACCGAGGGCGCCCTGCTGGTGGCCAGCGGCACCATGGGCAACCTAGTATCCCTGATGTCCCATTGCCAGAGGGGCGACGAGATCATCCTGGAGAACGACGCGCACATCTACTATTATGAGCTGGGCGGAATGTCCGCCATCGTCGGGGCCATTCCCCGGCTCATCAAGGGCAACAGGGGCAAGTTCACACCGGCCCAGCTGGAAGAGAGCATCCGCCATGCGGACCTTCATTATCCAACGACCAGGCTGGTGTGCATCGAGAACACCCACAACCGGGGCGGTGGCACGGTGTGGACACCGAAGGAGGTGGCGGAGGTGGCCAAGGTCGCCCACGAGCACGGCCTGAAGATGCACTGCGACGGCGCCCGTATATTCAACGCCGCGGTGGCGTTGGACGTGGACGTGAAGGATTACATGAAGCACCTGGACAGCCTGAGCTTCTGCCTGTCCAAGGGACTGTCCTGCCCGGTCGGGTCGGTCGTGGTGGGGAGCAAGGAGTTCATCGAGGAGGCTCGCAGGAACCGCAAGATGGTGGGCGGGGGGATGCGTCAGGCCGGCATCATCGCCGCTCCCGGCATAATCGGTCTGACGAAGATGGTAGACCGGCTGAAGGAGGACCACCAGAACGCCAGGAGGCTGGCTGAGGGGCTGAACACCCTCCCAGGGGTCAAGGTGGATATGGACGCAGTACAGACCAACATCGTGCTGGCCGACATCACCGGGACCGGCTGGGATGTGGACTATTTCGTCAGCCGGGCCTGCAAGATCGGGGTCCTGGTGTTCGAGTTCGGCAACACCAAGGCCCGTTTCGTCACCCATTACGGCATCGAGCCGGAGGACGTCGACGAGGCCGTGGCCCGCCTGAGGCGCCTGTTAAGCCATTGA
- a CDS encoding alanine--glyoxylate aminotransferase family protein, producing MSRRLFTVGPVEVFPDTLDSMNRGMMVHRGKDYQDLQHGVVEKLHKMLDIDMEIYLAPASASGFLEGCVRSAVDTKMCGLSNGSFGDRWQLIGQENGKQVQKINGEWGKALRRSHVAGKLEKDVEAVTVVSNESSTGVLNPIAEIVEGVREQSEALMMVDGVTSVGAVDLKLRKLNLDALVFGSQKALALPPGLAVVCVSSRLMEKAAKVKNRGYYLDLIQYKKLADKDLPLTTPPVSLMYGLNYQLDKILKEGVQNRYARHQRMADMVRKWASERLGLYAEEGFRSNTITVVKLNGMDFKEFDKRLRQKGFEVSPGYGNVKDETFRIGHMGDLTEKDIQELLDVMDVVMEEMK from the coding sequence TTGAGCAGGAGACTTTTCACGGTCGGTCCGGTGGAGGTTTTCCCGGACACACTTGATTCGATGAACAGGGGCATGATGGTCCACCGGGGCAAGGACTACCAGGACCTGCAGCACGGGGTGGTGGAGAAGCTGCACAAGATGCTGGACATCGACATGGAGATATACCTTGCGCCGGCCTCGGCCTCGGGGTTCCTGGAGGGCTGCGTGCGCAGCGCCGTGGACACCAAGATGTGCGGCCTTTCCAACGGCTCCTTCGGCGACCGCTGGCAGCTGATCGGCCAGGAGAACGGTAAGCAGGTGCAGAAGATCAACGGGGAGTGGGGCAAGGCGTTGCGCAGATCGCACGTGGCCGGAAAGCTGGAGAAGGACGTGGAGGCGGTTACAGTGGTGTCGAACGAATCGTCCACCGGCGTCCTGAACCCCATCGCCGAGATCGTGGAGGGCGTGAGGGAGCAGAGCGAGGCCCTCATGATGGTGGACGGCGTGACCTCCGTGGGTGCCGTGGACCTGAAGCTGCGGAAGCTAAACTTGGACGCCCTGGTGTTCGGCAGCCAGAAGGCTTTAGCGCTACCGCCGGGCCTGGCCGTGGTCTGCGTCTCCTCCCGACTAATGGAGAAGGCGGCCAAGGTCAAGAACCGCGGCTACTACCTGGACCTCATCCAGTACAAGAAGCTGGCCGACAAGGACCTGCCGCTGACCACGCCTCCGGTGTCCCTGATGTACGGGTTGAACTACCAGCTGGACAAGATTCTTAAAGAAGGGGTGCAGAACCGCTACGCCCGCCATCAGCGCATGGCCGACATGGTAAGGAAATGGGCCTCGGAGCGCCTGGGCCTCTACGCCGAAGAAGGCTTCCGTTCCAACACCATCACCGTGGTCAAGCTGAACGGCATGGACTTCAAGGAGTTCGACAAGCGCCTACGGCAAAAGGGATTTGAGGTATCCCCGGGATACGGGAACGTCAAGGACGAGACGTTCCGGATCGGGCACATGGGCGACCTGACCGAGAAGGACATCCAGGAACTCCTGGACGTCATGGACGTGGTAATGGAGGAGATGAAATGA